In a single window of the Sediminicoccus sp. KRV36 genome:
- a CDS encoding metallophosphoesterase, with protein sequence MTPNAATLRARGFSGLRVVGDVHGEAAALEAAITGASDAGLFLLQLGDLTDYGPDSPAVLRLIFNLLDDEAGLFLLGNHDHKLRRALTGARVRSPPEATPRTLEQLHVAPDGPALASRAVTEIGQAPAWWRLGPLLFVHAAFHPGMLLESPPPEAGAQRPAPIVARALYGQVTGGTGQDGFPERVLHWVDSIPLGLTVYVGHDQRSRDGRPWATRGRAGGNAIFMDTGSGKGGHLSWVDLPLPDARLIASGPSPEA encoded by the coding sequence GTGACCCCCAACGCGGCAACGCTCCGCGCCCGAGGCTTCTCAGGGCTGCGCGTGGTGGGCGATGTGCATGGCGAGGCCGCGGCCTTGGAGGCCGCGATCACCGGCGCCAGCGATGCCGGCCTGTTCCTTCTGCAACTGGGTGACCTGACGGATTACGGCCCCGACTCGCCGGCCGTGCTGCGTCTGATCTTCAACCTGCTGGATGACGAAGCCGGGCTGTTCCTGCTCGGGAATCACGACCACAAGCTGCGCCGGGCCCTCACCGGCGCCCGTGTGCGCAGCCCGCCCGAGGCCACGCCCCGCACGCTTGAACAATTGCATGTTGCCCCGGATGGCCCGGCCCTCGCCAGCCGCGCGGTCACCGAGATCGGCCAGGCGCCGGCCTGGTGGCGGCTGGGGCCGCTGCTTTTCGTCCACGCGGCCTTCCATCCTGGCATGCTGCTGGAATCCCCGCCGCCGGAAGCCGGTGCGCAGCGGCCGGCACCCATCGTCGCCCGGGCGCTCTATGGCCAGGTGACGGGCGGCACCGGGCAGGATGGCTTTCCGGAGCGCGTGCTGCATTGGGTGGATTCGATTCCCCTCGGCCTCACTGTTTATGTCGGGCATGACCAACGCTCACGCGATGGCCGCCCCTGGGCCACGCGAGGCCGTGCCGGGGGAAATGCGATTTTCATGGATACAGGCTCCGGCAAGGGGGGCCATCTGTCCTGGGTGGATCTGCCCCTGCCGGATGCGCGTCTGATCGCTTCGGGTCCTTCACCCGAAGCGTGA
- a CDS encoding FAD-binding domain-containing protein produces the protein MTAPALFWFRQDLRLTDNPGLDALGGRPCLLVYVLDDQAAGRWAHGGAQRWWLHHSLAALDADLCARGAALHIARGPAARIIPELAEAIGASEVMAGRLYEPWARERDAAIAQTLKAAGRGFTLHSTSLLHEPHRIRTGTGKPYSVYTPFSRALFALGEPPPPLPAPARLAGIAHPGLPLDALALLPKGDWAAEFPAHWSPGEAGAAQRIAKFTAITRYDATRNLPGIPGTSGLSPHLRFGEISPRQVWHAARAAGVAGDATFLKEILWREFAYHLLWHRPDMPETPLQEVFARFPWQPDAGHLRAWQRGMTGYPIVDAGMRQLWRSGWMHNRVRMITASFLVKHLLQPWQAGEDWFWDTLVDGDLASNAASWQWVAGCGADAAPYFRIFAPVLQGEKFDTDGAYVRRWVPELARLPDRFLHKPWEAPDIILRGAGIRLGTDYPYPIIAHGEGRARALAAYAAMRGEAA, from the coding sequence ATGACTGCTCCCGCGCTTTTCTGGTTCCGACAGGACCTTCGCCTCACCGACAACCCTGGCCTCGATGCTCTTGGCGGGCGCCCTTGCCTGCTGGTCTATGTCCTTGACGACCAGGCCGCCGGCCGCTGGGCGCATGGCGGCGCGCAGCGCTGGTGGCTGCATCATTCGCTGGCGGCCCTCGATGCCGATCTGTGCGCGCGGGGCGCGGCGCTGCACATCGCGCGCGGGCCGGCCGCACGCATCATCCCCGAACTGGCCGAGGCGATCGGTGCGAGCGAGGTGATGGCCGGGCGCCTCTATGAGCCATGGGCGCGCGAGCGAGATGCCGCCATCGCGCAGACCCTGAAGGCGGCTGGCCGGGGCTTCACCCTGCACAGCACCAGCCTGCTGCATGAGCCGCATCGCATCCGCACCGGCACGGGCAAGCCCTATTCCGTCTACACGCCGTTCTCGCGCGCGCTTTTCGCCCTGGGCGAGCCCCCGCCGCCGCTGCCCGCCCCTGCCCGCCTCGCCGGCATCGCGCATCCTGGCCTGCCGCTGGATGCGCTGGCATTGCTTCCCAAAGGCGACTGGGCGGCGGAATTCCCGGCGCATTGGTCCCCTGGCGAGGCGGGGGCCGCACAGCGCATCGCGAAGTTCACCGCCATCACGCGGTATGATGCCACGCGCAACCTGCCGGGCATTCCGGGCACCTCCGGCCTGAGCCCGCATCTGCGCTTCGGCGAGATCAGCCCGAGGCAGGTGTGGCACGCGGCGCGCGCGGCGGGTGTTGCGGGTGATGCGACCTTCCTGAAGGAAATCCTCTGGCGGGAATTCGCCTATCACCTCCTGTGGCACCGGCCGGATATGCCTGAGACGCCGTTGCAGGAAGTCTTCGCCCGCTTCCCCTGGCAGCCCGATGCAGGCCATCTGCGCGCCTGGCAACGCGGGATGACGGGCTATCCCATCGTGGATGCCGGCATGCGTCAGCTCTGGCGCAGCGGCTGGATGCACAACCGCGTGCGGATGATCACCGCTTCCTTCCTGGTGAAGCATCTGCTGCAGCCCTGGCAGGCTGGCGAGGACTGGTTCTGGGACACGCTGGTGGATGGGGACCTCGCCTCCAACGCGGCCTCCTGGCAATGGGTGGCAGGCTGCGGCGCCGATGCCGCGCCCTATTTCCGCATCTTCGCCCCCGTCCTCCAGGGCGAGAAGTTCGACACCGATGGCGCCTATGTCCGCCGCTGGGTGCCTGAGCTTGCACGCCTGCCGGACAGGTTCCTGCACAAGCCCTGGGAAGCGCCCGATATCATCCTGCGCGGCGCCGGCATCCGGCTTGGCACGGATTATCCATACCCGATCATCGCGCATGGCGAAGGCCGCGCCCGAGCCCTGGCCGCCTATGCCGCGATGCGCGGCGAGGCGGCATGA
- a CDS encoding fasciclin domain-containing protein — MPQRRQFLLGACAALLPLPLLAQTAAQTQVQTTNVVDALAAAGNYDNFIEMVSRAGAVDTLRGAGPFTVLAPDNAAMAKMPNALREMLNPSTGGSGAQGQSPDRLRLGAFVNMHILEGRYTLAELMGRVTQVKTRNGNQVEFNGMQGNTIQAKIVGDSGFGVGGITIPLSPITLGARETVCSNGVLLPISEPLIQ, encoded by the coding sequence ATGCCCCAACGCCGCCAATTCCTGCTGGGCGCCTGCGCCGCCTTGCTGCCCTTGCCGCTGCTGGCCCAGACCGCCGCGCAGACCCAGGTTCAGACCACCAATGTGGTGGACGCGCTGGCCGCCGCCGGCAACTACGACAACTTCATCGAGATGGTCAGCCGCGCGGGTGCGGTGGATACGCTTCGCGGTGCCGGTCCCTTCACTGTGCTCGCCCCCGACAATGCAGCCATGGCCAAGATGCCCAATGCGCTGCGCGAAATGCTGAACCCCAGCACCGGCGGCTCCGGCGCGCAGGGCCAGAGCCCGGACCGGCTGCGCCTGGGCGCCTTCGTGAACATGCACATCCTGGAAGGCCGCTACACACTGGCCGAGCTGATGGGCCGCGTGACGCAGGTGAAGACCCGCAACGGCAACCAGGTCGAGTTCAACGGGATGCAGGGCAACACCATCCAGGCGAAGATCGTGGGTGACAGCGGCTTTGGCGTGGGCGGCATCACCATCCCGCTCAGCCCCATCACGCTGGGCGCGCGCGAGACGGTCTGCAGCAACGGCGTTCTGCTGCCGATCAGCGAGCCGCTGATCCAGTAG
- the pdeM gene encoding ligase-associated DNA damage response endonuclease PdeM — translation MSLAPLHLAGERFMLCPSGVALWPAQRTLIVADLHFEKGSAQAMRGLPVPPYDTRETLTRLAFTLRRHAPRRVIVLGDALHDDGAVARMARSDLVALQRLLAPLEVLWIAGNHDPAPQPELPGRCLPEWREARLHFRHIGGSTPIARQEAELSGHYHPKATLPTRIGGVTRPCFLAGGQRLVLPAFGAFTGGLDVLDPAMSSLTRGAQRVFLLGRDRLHSAAFEALRQPFAATGSAAR, via the coding sequence ATGAGCCTTGCCCCCCTGCATCTGGCCGGTGAGCGCTTCATGCTGTGTCCGAGCGGTGTCGCGCTCTGGCCCGCGCAGCGCACGCTGATCGTGGCGGATCTGCATTTCGAGAAGGGCAGCGCCCAGGCGATGCGCGGCCTCCCCGTGCCGCCCTATGACACGCGCGAAACGCTGACGCGCCTCGCTTTCACGCTGCGTCGGCACGCGCCGCGCCGCGTCATCGTGCTGGGTGATGCGCTGCATGATGATGGGGCGGTGGCCCGTATGGCGCGCAGCGACCTCGTTGCCCTGCAGCGCCTGCTGGCGCCCTTGGAGGTGCTCTGGATCGCGGGCAACCATGACCCCGCGCCGCAGCCCGAACTGCCCGGGCGGTGCCTGCCCGAATGGCGGGAGGCCAGGCTGCATTTTCGCCATATCGGCGGCAGCACTCCCATCGCGAGGCAGGAGGCGGAACTGAGCGGGCACTACCACCCCAAGGCAACCTTGCCAACGCGCATCGGCGGCGTGACGCGCCCCTGTTTCCTCGCCGGCGGGCAGCGGCTTGTGCTGCCCGCCTTTGGTGCCTTCACCGGCGGGCTCGATGTGCTCGATCCCGCCATGTCGTCGCTGACGCGTGGCGCGCAGCGTGTCTTTCTGCTCGGCCGGGACCGCCTGCACAGCGCCGCTTTCGAGGCGCTGCGGCAGCCCTTCGCAGCTACTGGATCAGCGGCTCGCTGA
- a CDS encoding ligase-associated DNA damage response DEXH box helicase: protein MPELFTSWFAGRGWAPRTHQLDMLAAARAGQSALLIAPTGGGKTLAGFLPSLIALHDAPREGLHTLYISPLKALAVDIARNLEAPITEMGLAIRVETRTGDTPANRRARQREKPPNILLTTPESLTLLLSLADAHTLFGDVEAVVVDEAHALAGTKRGDQLSLALSRISALAPRARRIGLSATVNHPEALRAWLSPTARAEDVALIRADAGAAPLLGVQLPAGRLPWGGHMGLASAPEILARIAAARVTIVFVNTRAQAELIFAALWKLNEDALPIAVHHGSLTVEQRRRVEAAMADGRLRGVVATSSLDLGIDWGDVDQVIQVGAPKGVSRLLQRVGRANHRMDEASAALLVPANRFEVIECAAALESIAAGELDGEPPRPGGLDVLAQHILAMACHAPFRPDDLYAEVTRSGAYAELSRRDFDDVLRFVEDGGYALASYERWRRLFRDSEGLVHVRGTAIARQLRLNLGTIVELPLMKVKLRGGPMLGEVEEWFISTLTPGDTFRFAGQILRYEGMAGVTAEVSRGGEGEPRVPAYGGSRMPLSTHLAERVRGILSDPTHWAMLPESVREWLRMQRLKSELPSATGLLVESFPRGGKWFLIAYCFEGRLAHQTLGMLATRRMERLGWGPLGFVATDYVLACWTAFEPGDPGDLFVEDLLGEDLEDWIAESSMLRRTFRNIATIAGLLEKHHPGIEKNRKQMSVNSDLIYDVLRKHEPDHILLRATRAEAAYGLTDVRRIGTMLARAKGQIRHRRLEHVSPLAVPALLEVGREWVAGDAEDALLAEAASLVSDATDGAESYFETVSDLAEEAAPRPPRPRERRRRR, encoded by the coding sequence ATGCCAGAACTATTTACCAGCTGGTTTGCCGGGCGGGGCTGGGCGCCACGGACGCATCAGCTCGACATGCTGGCCGCCGCGCGGGCGGGGCAATCCGCGTTGCTCATCGCCCCCACCGGCGGCGGCAAGACGCTGGCGGGGTTCCTGCCCTCGCTCATCGCGCTGCACGACGCCCCGCGTGAGGGGCTGCACACCCTATACATTTCGCCGCTGAAGGCGCTGGCCGTGGATATCGCGCGCAATCTGGAGGCGCCGATCACCGAGATGGGCCTGGCCATTCGCGTCGAGACCCGCACCGGTGATACGCCCGCCAATCGCCGTGCCCGCCAGCGCGAAAAGCCACCCAATATCCTGCTGACAACGCCCGAGAGCCTGACGCTGCTGCTCTCCCTGGCCGATGCCCATACGCTTTTCGGAGATGTCGAGGCGGTGGTTGTAGATGAGGCACATGCCCTGGCCGGGACCAAGCGGGGCGACCAGTTGTCGCTGGCGCTGTCGCGCATCTCGGCCCTGGCGCCACGCGCGCGCCGCATCGGGCTTTCCGCCACGGTGAACCACCCCGAGGCGCTGCGCGCATGGCTCTCGCCCACGGCACGTGCGGAGGATGTGGCGCTGATCCGTGCCGATGCGGGGGCGGCTCCCTTGCTTGGCGTGCAATTGCCGGCCGGCCGGCTGCCCTGGGGCGGGCATATGGGCCTGGCTTCCGCGCCGGAAATCCTGGCGCGCATCGCGGCCGCGCGCGTCACCATCGTCTTCGTCAACACGCGTGCCCAGGCTGAACTCATCTTCGCCGCCCTGTGGAAGCTGAACGAGGATGCTCTGCCCATCGCCGTGCATCACGGCAGCCTGACCGTCGAGCAGCGCCGCCGCGTGGAAGCCGCGATGGCGGATGGCAGGCTGCGCGGCGTGGTCGCCACCTCCTCGCTCGATCTGGGCATTGACTGGGGCGATGTGGACCAGGTGATTCAGGTGGGCGCGCCCAAGGGTGTCTCCCGCCTGTTGCAGCGTGTCGGCCGCGCCAATCACCGCATGGATGAGGCCAGTGCGGCGTTGCTCGTCCCCGCCAATCGCTTCGAGGTGATCGAATGCGCCGCCGCCCTGGAGAGCATCGCCGCCGGAGAACTGGATGGCGAGCCGCCGCGCCCGGGCGGCCTCGATGTGCTGGCGCAGCATATCCTGGCCATGGCCTGCCACGCGCCCTTCCGCCCGGATGATCTCTATGCCGAGGTGACGCGGTCTGGCGCCTATGCCGAACTCTCCCGGCGCGATTTCGACGATGTGCTGCGCTTCGTCGAGGATGGCGGCTATGCGCTGGCCAGCTACGAGCGCTGGCGCCGCCTGTTCCGCGATTCCGAAGGGCTCGTGCACGTACGCGGCACCGCCATCGCGCGGCAATTGCGCCTCAACCTCGGCACCATCGTGGAGCTGCCGCTGATGAAGGTGAAGCTGCGCGGCGGGCCCATGCTGGGCGAGGTGGAGGAATGGTTCATCTCCACCCTCACCCCCGGGGATACCTTCCGCTTCGCCGGCCAGATCCTGCGCTACGAGGGCATGGCGGGTGTCACGGCCGAGGTCTCGCGCGGCGGCGAGGGTGAGCCGCGGGTGCCGGCCTATGGTGGTTCGCGCATGCCGCTCTCCACCCATCTGGCGGAGCGTGTGCGCGGCATCCTCAGCGACCCCACCCATTGGGCCATGCTGCCCGAGAGTGTCCGGGAATGGCTGCGGATGCAGCGCCTGAAAAGCGAATTGCCCAGTGCCACCGGCCTGCTGGTCGAGAGCTTCCCGCGGGGCGGCAAATGGTTTCTGATCGCCTATTGCTTCGAGGGGCGCCTCGCGCACCAGACCCTTGGCATGCTCGCAACACGGCGCATGGAGCGGCTGGGCTGGGGCCCGCTGGGCTTCGTCGCGACTGATTACGTCCTCGCCTGCTGGACCGCCTTCGAGCCTGGCGACCCTGGCGACCTCTTCGTCGAGGATCTGCTGGGCGAGGATCTGGAGGACTGGATCGCGGAAAGCTCCATGCTCCGCCGCACCTTCCGCAACATCGCGACCATCGCGGGGCTGCTGGAAAAGCATCATCCGGGCATCGAGAAGAACCGCAAGCAGATGAGCGTGAACTCCGACCTGATCTATGACGTGCTGCGCAAGCATGAGCCGGACCACATCCTGCTGCGCGCAACGCGCGCCGAGGCCGCCTATGGCCTGACCGATGTGCGCCGCATCGGCACCATGCTGGCCCGCGCCAAGGGGCAGATCCGGCACCGGCGGCTGGAGCATGTCTCCCCGCTTGCCGTGCCAGCGCTGCTGGAAGTCGGCCGCGAATGGGTGGCGGGCGATGCCGAGGACGCCCTTCTGGCGGAGGCGGCGAGCCTCGTTTCCGACGCCACGGATGGCGCGGAGAGCTATTTCGAGACCGTGTCCGACCTCGCCGAGGAAGCGGCACCCCGCCCGCCCCGCCCCCGCGAAAGAAGGCGCCGCCGATGA
- a CDS encoding ligase-associated DNA damage response exonuclease produces MPPHPETWLRVTPEGLFCEPGGFHVDPLRAVDRAVITHGHADHARPGHNHVLATAETLAIMRARMGEERAGTGQQALRYGESLTINGVRVWLRPAGHVLGSAQVCLEWQGSRAVVSGDYKRRFDATCAPFEPERCDVFVTEATFALPVFIHPPADQEIARLLRSVALFPERTHVIGCYALGKAQRLISLLRAGGWDAPIPVHGALMKLCTLYEEWGVPLGPLVPATVAGKDKLVGAIVLAPPSAIADRWARRLAEPIPCLASGWMRVRQRARQGGVELPMVISDHADWPELLATCEEVQAPEIWVTHGREEALIHALGLRGIRGRALQLVGRGEEDAEA; encoded by the coding sequence ATGCCCCCCCATCCCGAAACCTGGCTGCGCGTGACGCCCGAGGGTCTCTTTTGCGAGCCTGGCGGCTTCCATGTGGACCCGCTGCGCGCGGTGGACCGCGCCGTCATCACCCATGGCCATGCGGACCACGCCCGCCCCGGCCACAATCACGTGCTGGCCACGGCCGAGACGCTTGCCATCATGCGCGCCCGCATGGGCGAGGAGCGCGCCGGCACTGGCCAGCAGGCGCTGCGCTATGGCGAGAGCCTGACCATCAATGGTGTGCGGGTGTGGCTGCGCCCGGCCGGGCATGTGCTGGGGTCGGCGCAGGTCTGCCTTGAATGGCAGGGCTCCCGCGCCGTAGTCAGCGGCGACTACAAACGCCGCTTCGATGCCACATGCGCCCCCTTCGAGCCCGAGCGCTGCGACGTCTTCGTCACCGAAGCGACCTTCGCGCTGCCTGTTTTCATCCATCCCCCGGCCGATCAGGAAATCGCGCGCCTGTTGCGCAGCGTGGCGCTGTTTCCGGAGCGCACGCATGTCATCGGCTGCTATGCGCTGGGCAAGGCGCAGCGGCTGATCTCGCTGCTGCGCGCCGGTGGCTGGGATGCGCCCATCCCAGTGCATGGCGCGCTGATGAAGCTGTGCACGCTGTATGAGGAATGGGGTGTCCCGCTTGGCCCCCTGGTGCCGGCGACGGTCGCCGGGAAGGACAAGCTGGTGGGTGCCATCGTCCTCGCACCACCCTCGGCCATCGCCGACCGCTGGGCACGGCGGCTGGCCGAGCCCATTCCCTGCCTCGCCTCGGGCTGGATGCGGGTGCGGCAAAGGGCGCGCCAGGGTGGCGTGGAGCTGCCCATGGTGATCAGCGACCACGCCGATTGGCCCGAACTCCTCGCCACCTGCGAGGAGGTCCAGGCACCGGAAATCTGGGTGACGCATGGGCGAGAGGAGGCGCTGATCCACGCCCTCGGCCTGCGCGGAATCCGCGGGCGGGCGTTGCAGCTGGTCGGGCGGGGAGAGGAGGACGCAGAAGCCTGA
- a CDS encoding tripartite tricarboxylate transporter substrate binding protein: MQRRVLLSAALLPAMASAQTEAFPTRSPVLVIPFPPGGIVDTAGRMLAERAARHLGQSIIIENRPGAGSAIGNLAVAQARPDGYTILSGGIGLATIPNFRPDLEPRDPRTAFIPIAGTYTVPYILHINRNLPVRDLREFIAWSAQRGAAMNTATSGAGSGTHLIGELFRRRAGLPPGETIHFRGGVQAYTEIAAGRADAMWSTTLEAIQAMRANQTRPIAVTSARRLATLPELPTVVESGFPGFVVASFAGWFAPSGTPPGAVARLAEALRFAVNDPDLRARFDEYGMQAEFQTGPELGAVLAAETTLWGNLIREAGIRAE, from the coding sequence ATGCAACGCCGTGTCCTGCTCAGTGCCGCGCTCCTGCCCGCCATGGCCAGCGCGCAGACCGAGGCCTTCCCCACGCGCTCGCCCGTGCTGGTCATTCCTTTCCCGCCGGGCGGCATCGTGGATACGGCCGGGCGCATGCTGGCCGAGCGCGCGGCACGGCATCTGGGGCAGAGCATCATCATCGAAAACCGGCCCGGCGCGGGCTCCGCCATCGGCAATCTGGCCGTGGCGCAGGCACGTCCGGATGGCTACACGATCCTTTCTGGCGGCATCGGCCTCGCCACCATTCCGAATTTCCGGCCTGACCTGGAGCCGCGGGACCCGCGCACCGCCTTCATCCCCATCGCCGGCACCTATACCGTGCCCTATATCCTGCACATCAATCGCAACTTGCCGGTGCGGGACCTGCGCGAATTCATCGCCTGGTCGGCCCAGCGGGGGGCCGCCATGAACACCGCGACCAGCGGCGCGGGATCGGGCACGCATCTGATCGGCGAGTTGTTCCGCAGGCGCGCTGGCCTGCCACCCGGCGAGACCATTCATTTCCGCGGCGGCGTGCAGGCCTATACCGAGATCGCGGCCGGGCGCGCCGATGCCATGTGGAGCACGACGCTGGAAGCCATCCAGGCCATGCGCGCCAACCAGACCCGGCCGATCGCCGTCACCTCCGCGCGGCGCCTGGCCACATTACCCGAATTGCCGACCGTGGTCGAAAGCGGCTTTCCGGGCTTTGTCGTCGCCTCCTTCGCGGGGTGGTTCGCGCCCTCCGGCACGCCGCCTGGCGCTGTGGCGCGGCTGGCGGAAGCGCTGCGCTTCGCGGTGAATGACCCTGACCTGCGCGCGCGTTTCGATGAATACGGCATGCAGGCCGAATTCCAGACCGGGCCGGAACTCGGCGCTGTGCTCGCCGCCGAAACCACACTCTGGGGCAATCTGATCCGCGAGGCCGGCATCCGCGCCGAGTGA
- a CDS encoding glutamate--cysteine ligase — MSNPGQADPTPITAARQLAEWFAAGCKPKSDWRIGTEHEKFGFRRSDFSSPDYEHRGIGAMLSGIMAKGWAPIRDGENIIGLTQGAASVSLEPGGQFELSGGPMEDLHAARLELAAHLRDVHEVAGPLGLGFAGMGFHPAARREDMSWMPKSRYAIMREYMPKRGSMGLDMMLRTSTVQVNLDFGDEADMVEKLRVSLALQPLATALFASSPLREGQPSGYKSLRGHVWSDTDPDRTGIPGLVFEEGFGFERFAEFVLDVPMYFVARDGKLLDATGQSFRRFMAGGLPSLPGIEATMGDVADHVTTVFTEVRLKKFLEMRGSDAGSAAMIQAQPAFWVGLIYDDAAQKAARALTRDWTVAQMHALRADAPRLALEATIAGRPLRDVARDALAISEAGLKARGLGEEIYLAPLHEIVESGMTQADRILQMFHGPWRGDARLALPFTEL, encoded by the coding sequence ATGTCCAATCCCGGCCAGGCCGACCCGACGCCGATCACCGCCGCGCGCCAATTGGCCGAGTGGTTCGCCGCAGGCTGCAAGCCGAAATCCGACTGGCGCATCGGCACGGAGCACGAGAAATTCGGCTTCCGCCGCAGCGACTTTTCCTCGCCCGACTACGAGCACCGGGGCATCGGCGCGATGCTCTCGGGCATCATGGCGAAAGGCTGGGCGCCGATCCGCGATGGCGAGAACATCATCGGCCTGACCCAAGGCGCGGCCTCGGTCAGCCTGGAGCCAGGCGGGCAGTTCGAGCTCTCCGGCGGCCCGATGGAGGACCTCCATGCGGCGCGGCTGGAGCTCGCGGCCCATCTGCGCGACGTCCATGAAGTGGCGGGCCCGCTCGGCCTCGGCTTCGCCGGCATGGGCTTCCACCCCGCGGCGCGGCGCGAGGACATGTCCTGGATGCCCAAGAGCCGTTACGCCATCATGCGCGAATACATGCCCAAGCGCGGCAGCATGGGGCTGGACATGATGCTGCGCACCTCCACTGTGCAGGTGAATCTCGATTTCGGCGATGAAGCCGACATGGTCGAGAAGCTGCGCGTCTCGCTCGCCTTGCAGCCTCTGGCCACCGCGCTGTTTGCCTCCTCGCCACTGCGCGAGGGGCAGCCTTCCGGCTACAAGTCGCTGCGTGGCCATGTCTGGTCCGACACGGACCCGGACCGCACCGGCATTCCTGGCCTGGTCTTCGAGGAGGGTTTCGGCTTCGAGCGTTTCGCCGAATTCGTGCTCGACGTGCCGATGTATTTCGTCGCGCGTGACGGCAAGCTGCTGGACGCGACGGGCCAGAGTTTCCGCCGCTTCATGGCGGGTGGCCTGCCCAGCCTGCCCGGCATCGAGGCCACGATGGGCGATGTGGCCGATCACGTGACCACCGTCTTCACCGAAGTCCGGCTCAAGAAATTCCTGGAGATGCGCGGCTCCGACGCGGGTTCCGCCGCAATGATCCAGGCGCAGCCGGCCTTCTGGGTCGGGCTGATCTATGACGATGCGGCACAGAAGGCCGCGCGCGCGCTGACGCGGGATTGGACGGTCGCGCAGATGCACGCGCTGCGCGCCGATGCGCCGCGCCTCGCCCTCGAAGCGACCATCGCCGGGCGCCCGCTGCGGGATGTGGCGCGGGATGCACTGGCCATCAGTGAGGCCGGGCTGAAGGCACGCGGCCTAGGCGAGGAGATTTATCTCGCCCCGCTGCATGAGATCGTGGAGAGCGGCATGACGCAGGCGGACCGAATCCTGCAGATGTTCCACGGCCCCTGGCGTGGCGATGCCCGCCTGGCACTGCCCTTCACGGAGCTCTGA
- a CDS encoding RsmE family RNA methyltransferase: protein MSIPRLHVEGPLAPGVEIALTPAQAHHIGHVLRRAPGAELRAFNARDGEFTAELTALRKDRGAMRLGALLRAAAPEPELRALIAALKRDAMDWAVEKATELGATWIQPVLTRRCVAGHCNTERLSNIARAAAEQCERLAIPCVAEARPLHAVLDSWDGAPMLVAAERREAPRLHETLATLAAPCGFLVGPEGGFERAELDDLARRPFVSLATLGPRILRAETALVAGLGAISFALDARR from the coding sequence ATGTCCATCCCTCGTTTGCATGTTGAAGGCCCACTCGCGCCCGGCGTCGAAATCGCCCTGACCCCGGCGCAGGCGCATCACATCGGCCATGTGCTGCGCCGCGCGCCGGGGGCCGAACTGCGCGCCTTCAACGCGCGCGACGGCGAATTTACCGCCGAGCTGACGGCGCTGCGCAAGGATCGCGGCGCCATGCGCCTGGGCGCCCTGCTGCGCGCCGCAGCGCCCGAGCCCGAGCTGCGCGCCCTGATCGCGGCCTTGAAGCGGGACGCGATGGACTGGGCGGTAGAAAAAGCCACCGAGTTGGGCGCGACCTGGATCCAGCCCGTGCTGACCCGCCGCTGCGTCGCCGGCCACTGCAACACCGAGCGCCTTTCCAACATCGCCCGCGCGGCGGCCGAGCAATGCGAGCGCCTGGCCATCCCATGCGTCGCCGAGGCGCGGCCGCTGCATGCGGTGCTCGATTCCTGGGATGGCGCCCCCATGCTGGTCGCCGCGGAGCGGCGCGAGGCGCCGCGTTTGCATGAAACTCTTGCAACACTCGCAGCACCCTGTGGCTTTCTGGTCGGCCCCGAGGGGGGGTTCGAGCGGGCTGAGCTTGACGATCTGGCCCGGCGCCCCTTTGTATCGCTCGCAACACTCGGCCCGCGCATCCTTCGCGCGGAGACGGCGCTGGTGGCGGGACTGGGCGCGATCTCCTTCGCCCTGGATGCCCGGCGCTGA